In a single window of the Acipenser ruthenus chromosome 8, fAciRut3.2 maternal haplotype, whole genome shotgun sequence genome:
- the LOC117407278 gene encoding UDP-glucuronic acid decarboxylase 1 codes for MMKKRVIWLISGINRRMMKLLIALALIAYIASVWGTYTSMRTIQENGELQIERKIEEVIAPLREKIRDLEVSFTQKYPPVKFLSEKDRKRILLTGGAGFVGSHLADKLMMDGHEVTVVDNFFTGRKRNVEHWIGHENFELINHDVVEPLYIEVDQIYHLASPASPPNYMYNPIKTLKTNTIGTLNMLGLAKRVGARLLLASTSEVYGDPEVHPQSEEYWGHVNPIGPRACYDEGKRVAETMCYAYMKQEGVEVRVARIFNTFGSRMHMNDGRVVSNFILQALQGEPLTVYGSGSQTRAFQYVSDLVNGLVSLMNSNVSSPVNLGNPEEHTILEFARLIKDLVGSRSQIQFLPEAQDDPQRRKPDITKAKMMLGWEPVVPLEEGINKTIHYFSKELEYQANNQYIPKPKQARIKKGRPRHN; via the exons ATGATGAAGAAGCGGGTGATCTGGCTAATCAGTGGAATAAACAGAAGAATGATGAAGCTCCTGATTGCCCTCGCTTTGATCGCCTATATCGCCT ctgtgTGGGGAACCTATACAAGTATGAG GACCATACAAGAAAACGGGGAACTGCAAATTGAGAGGAAGATTGAAGAG gtaattgcaCCCCTGCGGGAGAAAATCCGAGATTTGGAAGTCAG tttcactCAGAAATACCCTCCGGTAAAGTTCTTGTCTGAAAAGGACCGCAAACGGATTCTA CTAACTGGAGGAGCAGGGTTTGTGGGATCCCACTTGGCTGATAAACTCATGATGGATGGTCATGAAGTCACGGTGGTAGACAACTTCTTCACGGGCCGTAAAAGAAATGTAGAACACTGGATTGGACATGAGAACTTCGAACTGATCAACCATGATGTTGTCGAACCACTGTACATTGAAG tGGATCAGATTTATCACCTGGCCTCTCCTGCATCTCCGCCAAATTATATGTACAATCCAATCAAGACTCTGAAGACCAATACCATTGGAACTTTAAACATGTTGG GTTTAGCGAAACGCGTTGGTGCTCGTCTTCTGTTAGCCTCCACTTCAGAGGTATATGGAG ACCCAGAGGTGCACCCTCAGAGTGAAGAATACTGGGGTCATGTGAATCCAATCGGTCCCAGAGCCTGCTATGATGAAGGGAAGCGAGTGGCAGAAACCATGTGTTATGCCTACATGAAGCAG GAAGGAGTGGAGGTGCGGGTCGCACGAATATTTAATACTTTTGGGTCTCGCATGCACATGAATGACGGCAGAGTTGTCAGCAATTTCATTCTACAGGCACTCCAGGGAGAACCTCTCACA gtttacGGATCAGGATCCCAAACAAGAGCATTCCAGTATGTGAG TGACCTGGTGAATGGACTGGTGTCCTTGATGAACAGCAATGTTAGCAGCCCTGTGAACTTG GGGAACCCAGAAGAGCATACAATATTAGAATTTGCCAGATTAATCAAGGACCTTGTCG GCAGCAGAAGTCAGATCCAATTTCTTCCAGAGGCACAGGACGATCCACAAAGGAGAAAACCTGACATCACAAAGGCCAAAATGATGTTAGGATGGGAGCCTGTG GTACCGTTGGAAGAAGGCATAAATAAAACTATTCACTACTTCAGCAAAGAACTGGAATACCAGGCAAACAACCAATATATCCCCAAACCCAAACAAGCAAGAATAAAGAAAGGCAGGCCAAGACACAACTAA